CCAATTCGATtggtgtgtttcctcctggCGTTGAAGCGTCGTCTTCCTCTCGTCCCACCTGAGCAGTTGAGGGACTGAGCCAGCTCGGTGGCCATCACCTGGATGATGAGCCCGATCCGCAGCCTGAACATCTCGCTGAACAGGCTGGGCTGCGTCCGGATGCTCATGGCCAGGTAAACCATGATCtcctggtggggggggggggggcagaaaaaCAGAGATGGATGGAACGGAGGTCGGCGCAGACGCTTcggcggacggcggcggaggacaggaggaaccTGGGTGAGGATGGCCACGCTGATGTTGCCGTCGCTGGCCTCGTCGATCAGAGCGGCCAGCTGGTCCGGCGGGATCGGGGCGGTGATGGTCTTCTCTCTGGGCTCCGAGGGGAGGCCCACGGTCAGGTGCTTCTGGTGGGCCAGCAGGTCAGAGCAGGCCTGCAGGGAGATCACAAGGACTTAGACAGGATTTTTTACTGATATCAGTCAATTGATGAGGACCAGACAGGTTTTTTCTTATCCTCTCTTATTCCGTCTGTTTATAGAACCACTGACCAGCAATCAGGCAAGAATCGGCCTGAGAGGGCATTTCAATCGGTgaaaatgaatatgaaatatcATTATACGCAGACGACGTGCTGATCACAGTCAGGGAGCCTGGTTCTAATGTCCCACTGCTGTTTAATACTCTTCACACATCAGGGGAAAAGTCAGGTTatgttaaaaatacaaacaaaacacaggacTTATTATTTATCTAAACAAGAAATTACAGCAAAATACAACTTTATTTGGTCTTCCCCTTATATTAAATATTTAAGACGTACACATCCCAAAGGACTTAACAACACTATGATATCAATCATAACTATATCAGTAAACACACATATAAAATATCAATAGGTGGAGCCTTTGGGAGCAGAATGAGGACAGTagattgttgtatttatttttatctctgCCAGTGGAGATCCCCCCCAGTTTACAGTGTGGGACACTGATACACAGATACATATCAAGTTTCATCTGGAACAATAGAGTCAAATACTCAACCCTGAAGTGGGGTCAGCTCTCCCATGCCTCAAAGACTACATTTATGACTGGAAACTGTGACTCCCTGGCCGTTTTCTTAGCATTATGAATGTTTAATTACGTCCACGATTAAAACCACGTAGCTGAAGAGACAGAGTTATTCATCAGACTGAGTTTGCGCCGTACCGAGTcgagctcctccaccttcttcttcAGCATGCCGGAGATCATCCTGATGAGGCTCCAGTGTTTGAGCTCGCCCGCCTTCTCGTACAGGTCGGTGAGCAGGGACCTCACGGTGGTGCCTTTACCGTTCAGACGGGTGTCCCAGTCCATCCCtctgttcaacacacacacacacacacacacacacacagcttcagacgcctcacagctgcttcGGGACGCTGTGGACCGTTTTCTAGCCCAGCTTCTACTGGTACTGATTCTAAATCACTTCACATTCTTCAGGCCTGTTTGAAATCTAGACGACAGTTCAGTTGTTTCTGACGAAACGCGAGTCTCACTTGTCTTTGAACAGGATGTAGAGGATGTcggcctggtcctgcaggttctgcgTGTCCCTCAGGAGCAGGGCCAGAGCGGCGTGGTCAATGGCGCCGCTGGCGTCTCTGGGGATGACGCTCTCCGTCGTCACGGTGACCGGCACACTCTGAGGGGAAAGCGTGACGAGATCGAGAATTAAAAGATGGAATAAAAGCGTGTTCCGCGATGCAGGAGAGAGCAAAACTGACGGGAGCTTCATGCGACGCGGTGGAATCGGTGAGGTTGAGTGACGGCTGAGGGGAACGGAACAGCTTGTTCGGCAGGTACATGTTGACATCTGCACAGAAAGATGAGGGAAAAAAACGCAACTCAGCATTTCCGGACTCTTTCACTGCAGTCCGGAGGAGAAACGCTGCGCTCACTGTGCACGTTGAGGTCCTGGGCCTTGTTCTTCAGAGACACCATGTCCCGGGTTTTGGCGGCCACCGCCTTGAACCTGCCCAGGCCGCCCACCGCAGGCTTGGGCTTCTTCGGGGCCGAGTGGGCCAACAGGTGGTCCAGGTACGTTGCGAGGTCGTCGGCCTCTGGAGACGGGACGGGAAAATATGACGAGGAGGGATCGCGGAGAGAGTGCgactgtttttatgttgtttttcttcttaaaaacagaagtgtgttagaaaagaaaatgataaaaagcacaaaaagcaACTCACCTTTTGCTTGTTTAGACATGCATTTTAAGTAAACACTAAAACAAATTGGTTTGCATGCGCAGATACTGAGAAATGCAGAACTCACCTATATTTTAACAACATTATAACAATGCTTTATGAGTTCAGATCAAAAACACGAAATGCATTCAAGAACAGACGGCAGCTGCCAGACAAAGTGCTTTAAAGCATGCGGGCACACTGAATTCAGCCAGTCATGGCACGCAACTagtaaattcaacatttttaaaatctgttaTTTTGAAATAGAGCTCCAGATCATCGAGCGCTTCACATTCAACACTTTGTTTTAAATGATCCTGCGTTTGCTGTAAAGCTCGGTGGTGTAAGTAAGATTTAACATGGTTAATGAGGATACGTTACTGCTGCTGAGGTCAgatttcacacactcacacacacacacacagattttaaTAATGCCAGTCTGCTTGCGCTTTGATTTGATTAGTtagcattaaaataaaaacctgtaGGAAAGGGGTTCATGAAAAGAGAATAATTCAAACACAGTAACATGTATATTTTATCATGTTCATTATAGAATATACAAATAAACAGTACATAAAGGCAGAAACAGTGGAATGTGTGTGCCTCTATGCACTACTACAGTTTCAGgttgtgtatgtatgtattagTTAACACATACATAAAGGAATGGTCAGACCAACTCTGAAAACCCAAAGCGCCACCTTGTGGCAGAGACTGCATCAACATTTAAAAGGCTCCTGGTTTTCACAGCTGGTGTCACCATTCCCCTCCGTCATCCGTCTGGTCTGTTCTTTTTTCTTACCATCGTCATTCCGTAACTCATGCACGTATCCATCGCCGTCACCCTCATCATCACAGCCAAACTTGTCGTCGCGGCGGCCCATGCTGCCAGAAGCCTTACCGTCCAGGAAGCTGAGGTGAGCGCAGCAGGACGTCGTCAGGAACTCTGACAGTTTCCCCGTCTGGATCCTGGAGAGGAAGCGATCAGGATTTTAAGGCCGCTCacaagaataaaataaaatcttttaaTAGAAACACGGAGTTACGACTCCCACTCATTTACAAATTTTAAGCAGAACTTTGCAGACAGATGCCACAGGAAGAACGTCACCTTGCCCCCCCATAATATCCATCCTGTAACTTCTTCAGTGTGGCCACGACTGCAGGATCCAGGTTTGAGTGATcttcagctggaaacagaaagcacacgaaaaaaaaaaaaaaacaattaacagAAATGAAACAGTAAATCCTGAATCGATCACACGTCTCCAATCCCAGTaaaagctgaagaagatgaagatgcagtgtgtgtgaaccCATACTCACTCAGCATGGTCTGAGAGATGGGGAACGTGACGGTGGGCCGTCCGGTCATCCTCCACCTGGAGGCCAGGTAGGCGATCTCCGTCCTCAGCATCTCCACGATCATCTTGTTGTCCAACGCCAAGTAGAACTGCTGGTGGTCGATGAACTGGACGGTTTCGGCAGATAAAGCAAAACAGACTGTGAGAACATTTGATtcataaattcagttttacCTCTAAAGCATATCATATCActtcaactcttttttttttttaagtacttgTAAAACATCATGAGTAACTTCACTTCAAGATCACTTGACTCATGATACAAGATAGTTGCTGTAATTTCTTCCAACCTGAGGTGTGAATGAGAAGATGGTGTTCCTGATGATGTAGAACTTGGCCGTTCCCAGCACGCCGATCCTCCTGTAGGGTCGTCCGGTCAGACCCAGTCTGGGGTTTCGGCCTGCGGCAGAAACAAGACTTACTGGATCCAGCGTTTTGTCAATCTGGATTCAGCTCATAGCTTTGAGAATAACAAAAGTTTTTAGTCTCAATCTGGTTTGATCCTCAAAATGGAGACTGTACCGAGTCGAGCGTAGATGTGGCTCAGGACTCTGGACGGCTGCACGTGGATGGGATGGATGTCTGCCACCGTCTCCACATCGATGCcgttcttcagcagcagcgcttTGATCTCCTCCGTCTCGGCCAGGATGGAGACTGAAGGAGGAGACGGAACATTACAGCAAAGTGACGCAGGATGATGAGGAGCTGAACGGAGGGAAGCGTCTCACCCTGAACCACCACATCCGGTTTGGGGATGGTGGAGAAACGGCGGTTGAGCGGGTCGATCTCTCCGGGGGCCAGAAACCCCTGAGGAAGACGAAATAAaggattcatttcattcatacTCTGTGACACAAAGTGTATATTTGTGACCCCTAAACTAAactgtgtttgacaccctgatTCAGAGGAATAAAAATGAGTAGAAGGAATATGTCTGCTGTTTCTCGTGAAGCTCATTGTGATCTTGTGATATCTGAATACAGTGTGCAAGTTACAGAATTATCAAAAGAGGTACagtaaaaagtgttttgaaCAATTTCTACTGTTCTTGACGGCGAGTTAGCGGCTCACTTCGGCCAGAAGGTTCCCCAGGACGTACAGGGACTGTCCCCATTTCAGCGGCAGCTTGCCCAGAGCAACCCTCTCCACAGAGTGAGGGTTCACgtactcctcctccacctgcaggaacacacagcGGTGTCGGGAGAGCTTCAAAACACTTCTCAGAGCAGCTTCGGGCCGTTTGAGCGACGCCGTACCTTTTCCGGGGGAACGCTGTAGAGCTCCGGCAGCAGTCGGATCCCGTCCGTCTGTTTGATCAGGATGCTTTCCAACGCCTCCTGATACTCCTGCACCTGCGACGCGTCAGACATTCGCTGTGTGAACACCAACGGAGGACAACGTGACGGCAGTGAGGGGCAGGCAGGGGGGATTTGTTACCTGCTCGGGGCTGTTGATGAAAATGCCGTCCAGGATGAGGTAGGTCCAGAACAGCGGCCACTCGCACTCGATGTTCTCAAACAGCTTCAGCTCTGCAGACTCGTAATAGAGTCGGTTCGGGTCCTTTTTTGAAGAGACAGACAAAGAAATGTCGCTGAGAAAATTCCGATTTCAAACATTCATGTGgggaacagaaaaataaaactgctcTTTTCTCATGACTTTCACCTCTTTAGGTGTTTTGTGTCCATCTCTGAGAAACCTGATGCATCCGTACCGACCCTGAGCAGAGAGGAAACCAGCATGTCTCAGTCTCTCAACAATCACAACAAGGACTTTCCTTCAAAATCCAACTGTTCTCCAggtattattttcatgtttcactgtTTGCTTCCCGTTTCCCTCTCGCACACCTGCAGTTTGGAGATGATCTCCTCCTTGGTCCTGTTGACGATGCTCATGTCCTCCacggcgaaggcggggtacgaGATGATGGACAGGACGCCGGCGTCCACCTCCTTGGAGATGGACGCTCTGGGAAGCATGGACGTCAGGATGgactgaagaggaaaacaaaaagaggggagacgcaggggtcagaggtcactgatgTGTTCGGCTGTCGTCTGCGGTCGCGTGACCGAGTACCTGGCAGTGCTGGATGTCGTCGGCCAGCGCGTGGACCACGGAGCCCGGCCCTCCTTTGGCTCCGAACAGGTTGAGCTCATCCAGCGCCTCCAGAGCTGCCTGGAGGACACGAACCgtgaaaacactgtttgacACAGTTTGAGCATAACGGAGAAAGAGCAGCTACTGTACAGCAATGCCTGCTGTTAGCTGGTAGATAATCCCCACCGTCCTGCTACAAAATGCTGCTGATTTCCTGACATTTATAAACACTGGAactattttcattttctataaatgcTTTGACTCCAGGTGGCGCCATTGCAAGGCATTCCGGGACACTGACGTAACTGAACTGCAGGAAGAAATGTGACTTGCTACTTATGAATGGAGAAAATAACAATAGCTTTACGATGTTGCACTAGTCTGATTTGATTTTCAGTCATGCAGTGAGTCAATTTTGGGTTCGTGGCTGTTCTCCAGATTCCTGGAGCAGAAATGAGTCGTGTTATTCCAGTAAGTGAGTGGATTTCATGGACTGACAGCATAAGACTGAAGAGTGCTGCAAGAGATGTTCAGTTACTAGTGAATACaaccaaacaattacaacagaaaatgacgacaatctcaacataaaggcaCTTTTTCATAATgccaaacagagaaaagttcAAGAAACTTCCACTATAGCCGTTGCATTACGCATGTTTtgacaaaatcaacaaaagaaaagtaatGAAGTTGCtttgtggtgtttttatttGGTATTAAATAAATAGAGAAGctacaaaaaaagagaaaaacttccTCCAATTGGACAGTAGCTGCTTCATATCATCGATTCAGAATGAGCCGTCTCGGCTGCTCCTCGCCATATAAAATGTACCGAGCGCACGGAATCGATTTCGTGTGGTGCTGAAAATAATCTCACTAGAAGAACAGGGTTTTATAAACAGCTACTTTATGTGTGGTAAAAATACTAATAACTACAAGTAATTAGAGTGAGGAATATCCGGCAGCGGTGCCAGCTTCCAAGTTCCTAAATTAaactctgtgtgagtgtgtgtgtgtgtgtgtgttagagcaCTGTGAGTACTGTGTTATTTCTGAGTGAGAAGCCATTCTTGGAAGACCGGAGAACCCGATACCCCCTGTTCCCTCAAGGACAGCGCTGGGACAGACGCACGGGAGAAACCAGCTACGGGAAAACATTTGGTATTGATCATGTATTCTGAAGCTTCTGCTTCATATTTCTAAACACTGACATCAAACTCCAACCAAAGGAAAATCTGcatccttaaaaaaaacccatttaacTGAAAACTCAACCATGATATATTGAtcttagaagaaaaaaaaaccaaaccctgGAGTGAAGAAGTTCATCTGATCGCATCGACCCACATGGACCTGCTGTGGACACCAAAACAAAGTCCTCCTCACTGATCTGGAGTCAGCTGAGAGGGTCCGGGTCATTTAAAGGTCACCTTAAAGGCCGCCGCGGTGAACGAGCACCTCCCGCCGTGCCAGACATTTTTCCCGGAGCacctgttcttcctctgctgatacACTCTGAATGCTGCGCTCACACtgccgtggtgtgtgtgtgtgtgtttgtgtgtgtttgtgcgctcACCTTGGCCATGCCGATGGAGCTGGCATTAATCTCGGTGATCCCCTGGTTGGTTTTGTCCCCTCGCTCCCACATCCCATAATCCTGTGggcgagaggaggagaggagagcggaaATGTAAGATTAAGGTTTGGGAGGTTCTCTACAGCGCATCGAGGCCCATTGATTGATTTTACTGATTAAAATTCATCAGTCTGAGGATAATTTTTCAAGCACTTACAGCCACTTTGTAAGCTGCCTCAATGTAAAACATGAGATTCTGAACTACATCCACTTCATCCTGGGTGTAGATGATATGTAGACCTGGAGCACAGAGAGGGAAATCTGTGTTATTTTAAAGAAGAGTAACGCAACTGTGACATGATCCAGGTGTTCAATATGAAACGACAAAGCAAAAATCAACTATTCTGCAATGAATccttgttctctgtgttttctgcagacgcAGCTGTAAAACTGATCTGGGGCTgcggcagcaggaagtgctgagcCGTACCTGACGCGGTCATCTGAGCGAGGTAGAAGAGGAAGAGCGAGGTGGCGTCGACCTGGAGGTGACCCCACTGGTCGTCTCCCACCACGGGAGCGCAGGTCCGGGTGTTGTACTTGGCGTGCAGCGAGTCCGAGGTGCTGCGGCTGTACTTGAACTTCTCCACCTTGTCCAGCTGGGGTACAAACGCGGCTTTAAGACCGATCCTTAATCCACTGATGCAAGTTAAAACAACCCAGATCACAAGAGGTGATGATCTCCAGCATCTATTTACAGTTCAACTCTTTGCACAGGAAACCAGAATGACAGCAAAATTAagactgatttttatttttttgcactaTTATTACTTGAGGGTTTATGGAGGAATGAAGAATGTGGACGATGTGATACATTCTGATGGAAAACGGATAAATCAGGAATCCGGTACCTGTCTCATGATGCACTGCAGGACTCCCCTCATGAGCTTCACCACGCTCTAAGCCAGAGAAAAGGTTAAAAGTCAACACCGCTGCTCGGGAAGAAACACGagacccccccccaacacacacacacactccgtgtATTCATTTCACTGTTTAAAAGAGAAGCGGGGTGCTATTCCGGGGACTAAAAGTGTGGAATACGGTGCAGAGGCGCGCGCGCCGACCTGCTCCAGCTCGTAGGCCTTGGCCTTGTCTTCGTCCCTGTCGGCGTTCTTCCTGTAGGCCAGGCTGAGGGCCCACACCGACACGATGCTGTAAACATTGTCTCTGACCCAGGCGTCCGGCTGGTCCGGGCTGCCCGGGAGGAGGCCTGTCACCGGGTCCTGTCAGACAgaaggggtcagaggtcaggccgATGTGAGCCGTGTCGGTAAAAAACATCTCGGCAACAGCACGGAACTTTTTATGAGAATTATTCATATATACTTAATGAAGCtgttattattacattttcttgtCTGATGAATGTTTTATGCTGCTTTGTTAGAGATTTTCATCTGTTGTTCAGCTAGAATTCCTTTTTCAAAGGGCTGAAAAGAAACAGGCAGGATAATAATTTGCATAAATTccctcagatttttttttgttttttggtttgtttttatgcaGTTATTCCCTGAAAATGAAACGTGAAACTACGCAGTCAAAGAGGTAAAACCTGCCTGGCATTTCCTGGATGTTTACAGACCTGattcaaactgcagctgaatAGTTTTACGTTTTGATTGGAATCTACTGCAGCgaactgagacactgagactatCTACTCCTTCAACACTGACCTTCAAACAATCCTCTTCAACCACAAACTAAAACTTCAAAAACACCTCAGACTTTTACAGTTTACCTAAACTTATCGAAACATGCTGTCTTTAATGTTTTGCCAAATAAATATTCCTTCAATAAGCCCTGGATCATTAAAAATaggttttatttcatatttaagctgcaccTGGACTCTTAAATCTAGACTTAAAATTATTTCAGAAGGACAAAACTGCTGGATCTAGACTGAAAATTTTAAAACTGAACCTCAACATTGCTTTCAAATGAATTACTTCCTTAAAAATTCCATAAATATCACAAAATACTTGAGACCAAATGGTTGAGCAGCACATTAAAGGGTTAAAGCAGCTTTCATCGGCAACACAGGGTAGTTTGTGGTTAAGTTGCACAAACACAGCGTGAGAAAAACTCTTTTATGGGCAAAAGTGAGTCTGCCTCATAGCACCGACTCCTGAAAGCTTCCTCACGTCCCGAGATCCTGACAGGAGATTTACCGCCAATGCATTAACCCTCCTGATCAAATGCAATATTGATGACTGCTGCCGCGGCAAAGTCAGTCCTGGCAGCAGCGCGGCGATCCACGTGAGCAATGACCTGCACACGATGCAGCGGCCGCCAGGGACCGATTCAAAAAGGGAGCTCACAGCCAGCTTCTCctgggagggaggtgggggggtcagATGTGAGATCTCAAACCACTGGAGACACATCTGCAGAGTGGCTTTATATCTGCAGCCTGATTTTAACTGCATCAGTCGGCTGAACTCAGGAGAAGGATGGTGATCGTTTGGAAAGACACACATGTAAAGCCATGATCATGACGCCACTGAAGTCAGTCAACTGAGAGGAAAGTCATATTATTTGTGTCTCTGTCATTTTGTATATAATGcaacaaaaaagagacaaatttaacaacaaaatcactaaatacaaggtggattttttttcacaaaaagccACAgactcataaaaacaaaacttttcttgctttcttttttaatatttgagaAATCTggaatatttcatttatttttcacttgtttgatCATA
The nucleotide sequence above comes from Salarias fasciatus chromosome 3, fSalaFa1.1, whole genome shotgun sequence. Encoded proteins:
- the phka1a gene encoding phosphorylase b kinase regulatory subunit alpha, skeletal muscle isoform isoform X6; amino-acid sequence: MRSRSNSGVKLDNYARTVQQTILRHQDPVTGLLPGSPDQPDAWVRDNVYSIVSVWALSLAYRKNADRDEDKAKAYELEQSVVKLMRGVLQCIMRQLDKVEKFKYSRSTSDSLHAKYNTRTCAPVVGDDQWGHLQVDATSLFLFYLAQMTASGLHIIYTQDEVDVVQNLMFYIEAAYKVADYGMWERGDKTNQGITEINASSIGMAKAALEALDELNLFGAKGGPGSVVHALADDIQHCQSILTSMLPRASISKEVDAGVLSIISYPAFAVEDMSIVNRTKEEIISKLQGRYGCIRFLRDGHKTPKEDPNRLYYESAELKLFENIECEWPLFWTYLILDGIFINSPEQVQEYQEALESILIKQTDGIRLLPELYSVPPEKVEEEYVNPHSVERVALGKLPLKWGQSLYVLGNLLAEGFLAPGEIDPLNRRFSTIPKPDVVVQVSILAETEEIKALLLKNGIDVETVADIHPIHVQPSRVLSHIYARLGRNPRLGLTGRPYRRIGVLGTAKFYIIRNTIFSFTPQFIDHQQFYLALDNKMIVEMLRTEIAYLASRWRMTGRPTVTFPISQTMLTEDHSNLDPAVVATLKKLQDGYYGGARIQTGKLSEFLTTSCCAHLSFLDGKASGSMGRRDDKFGCDDEGDGDGYVHELRNDDEADDLATYLDHLLAHSAPKKPKPAVGGLGRFKAVAAKTRDMVSLKNKAQDLNVHNVNMYLPNKLFRSPQPSLNLTDSTASHEAPSVPVTVTTESVIPRDASGAIDHAALALLLRDTQNLQDQADILYILFKDKGMDWDTRLNGKGTTVRSLLTDLYEKAGELKHWSLIRMISGMLKKKVEELDSACSDLLAHQKHLTVGLPSEPREKTITAPIPPDQLAALIDEASDGNISVAILTQEIMVYLAMSIRTQPSLFSEMFRLRIGLIIQVMATELAQSLNCSGEEATESLMSLAPSELKSLLHHILSGKEFGVQRSVRELDAGVSPAISIHHLGHTGATKSERAGISKLKSDMKLLDQSLSFFRKGARSQSLDIENIESGRYRLPSIESLDIPDSIPAAKDTRHGQWLRRRRLDGALNRVPVGFYQKVWKILQKCHGLSIEGFVLPSSTTQEMTPGEIKFSVHVETVLNRVPQPEYRQLLVEAILVLTMLADVEIHSIGSIIHVEKIVHLANDMFYKDQKDLGAEEHILERDPSTGVCRLLYDSAPSGRFGSMTYLTKAVAAYVQDFLPSGSCAVQ
- the phka1a gene encoding phosphorylase b kinase regulatory subunit alpha, skeletal muscle isoform isoform X5 gives rise to the protein MRSRSNSGVKLDNYARTVQQTILRHQDPVTGLLPGSPDQPDAWVRDNVYSIVSVWALSLAYRKNADRDEDKAKAYELEQSVVKLMRGVLQCIMRQLDKVEKFKYSRSTSDSLHAKYNTRTCAPVVGDDQWGHLQVDATSLFLFYLAQMTASGLHIIYTQDEVDVVQNLMFYIEAAYKVADYGMWERGDKTNQGITEINASSIGMAKAALEALDELNLFGAKGGPGSVVHALADDIQHCQSILTSMLPRASISKEVDAGVLSIISYPAFAVEDMSIVNRTKEEIISKLQGRYGCIRFLRDGHKTPKEDPNRLYYESAELKLFENIECEWPLFWTYLILDGIFINSPEQVQEYQEALESILIKQTDGIRLLPELYSVPPEKVEEEYVNPHSVERVALGKLPLKWGQSLYVLGNLLAEGFLAPGEIDPLNRRFSTIPKPDVVVQVSILAETEEIKALLLKNGIDVETVADIHPIHVQPSRVLSHIYARLGRNPRLGLTGRPYRRIGVLGTAKFYIIRNTIFSFTPQFIDHQQFYLALDNKMIVEMLRTEIAYLASRWRMTGRPTVTFPISQTMLTEDHSNLDPAVVATLKKLQDGYYGGARIQTGKLSEFLTTSCCAHLSFLDGKASGSMGRRDDKFGCDDEGDGDGYVHELRNDDEADDLATYLDHLLAHSAPKKPKPAVGGLGRFKAVAAKTRDMVSLKNKAQDLNVHNVNMYLPNKLFRSPQPSLNLTDSTASHEAPSVPVTVTTESVIPRDASGAIDHAALALLLRDTQNLQDQADILYILFKDKGMDWDTRLNGKGTTVRSLLTDLYEKAGELKHWSLIRMISGMLKKKVEELDSACSDLLAHQKHLTVGLPSEPREKTITAPIPPDQLAALIDEASDGNISVAILTQEIMVYLAMSIRTQPSLFSEMFRLRIGLIIQVMATELAQSLNCSGEEATESLMSLAPSELKSLLHHILSGKEFGVQRSVRELDAGVSPAISIHHLGHTGATKSERAGISKLKSDMKLEPRLSLTEPASQAAHRVSLTDSVKGARSQSLDIENIESGRYRLPSIESLDIPDSIPAAKDTRHGQWLRRRRLDGALNRVPVGFYQKVWKILQKCHGLSIEGFVLPSSTTQEMTPGEIKFSVHVETVLNRVPQPEYRQLLVEAILVLTMLADVEIHSIGSIIHVEKIVHLANDMFYKDQKDLGAEEHILERDPSTGVCRLLYDSAPSGRFGSMTYLTKAVAAYVQDFLPSGSCAVQ
- the phka1a gene encoding phosphorylase b kinase regulatory subunit alpha, skeletal muscle isoform isoform X4 produces the protein MRSRSNSGVKLDNYARTVQQTILRHQDPVTGLLPGSPDQPDAWVRDNVYSIVSVWALSLAYRKNADRDEDKAKAYELEQSVVKLMRGVLQCIMRQLDKVEKFKYSRSTSDSLHAKYNTRTCAPVVGDDQWGHLQVDATSLFLFYLAQMTASGLHIIYTQDEVDVVQNLMFYIEAAYKVADYGMWERGDKTNQGITEINASSIGMAKAALEALDELNLFGAKGGPGSVVHALADDIQHCQSILTSMLPRASISKEVDAGVLSIISYPAFAVEDMSIVNRTKEEIISKLQGRYGCIRFLRDGHKTPKEDPNRLYYESAELKLFENIECEWPLFWTYLILDGIFINSPEQVQEYQEALESILIKQTDGIRLLPELYSVPPEKVEEEYVNPHSVERVALGKLPLKWGQSLYVLGNLLAEGFLAPGEIDPLNRRFSTIPKPDVVVQVSILAETEEIKALLLKNGIDVETVADIHPIHVQPSRVLSHIYARLGRNPRLGLTGRPYRRIGVLGTAKFYIIRNTIFSFTPQFIDHQQFYLALDNKMIVEMLRTEIAYLASRWRMTGRPTVTFPISQTMLTEDHSNLDPAVVATLKKLQDGYYGGARIQTGKLSEFLTTSCCAHLSFLDGKASGSMGRRDDKFGCDDEGDGDGYVHELRNDDEADDLATYLDHLLAHSAPKKPKPAVGGLGRFKAVAAKTRDMVSLKNKAQDLNVHNVNMYLPNKLFRSPQPSLNLTDSTASHEAPSVPVTVTTESVIPRDASGAIDHAALALLLRDTQNLQDQADILYILFKDKGMDWDTRLNGKGTTVRSLLTDLYEKAGELKHWSLIRMISGMLKKKVEELDSACSDLLAHQKHLTVGLPSEPREKTITAPIPPDQLAALIDEASDGNISVAILTQEIMVYLAMSIRTQPSLFSEMFRLRIGLIIQVMATELAQSLNCSGEEATESLMSLAPSELKSLLHHILSGKEFGVQRSVRELDAGVSPAISIHHLGHTGATKSERAGISKLKSDMKLEPRLSLTEPASQAAHRVSLTDSVKMQKNHRLSLPQLVRVMMGARSQSLDIENIESGRYRLPSIESLDIPDSIPAAKDTRHGQWLRRRRLDGALNRVPVGFYQKVWKILQKCHGLSIEGFVLPSSTTQEMTPGEIKFSVHVETVLNRVPQPEYRQLLVEAILVLTMLADVEIHSIGSIIHVEKIVHLANDMFYKDQKDLGAEEHILERDPSTGVCRLLYDSAPSGRFGSMTYLTKAVAAYVQDFLPSGSCAVQ
- the phka1a gene encoding phosphorylase b kinase regulatory subunit alpha, skeletal muscle isoform isoform X2, which gives rise to MRSRSNSGVKLDNYARTVQQTILRHQDPVTGLLPGSPDQPDAWVRDNVYSIVSVWALSLAYRKNADRDEDKAKAYELEQSVVKLMRGVLQCIMRQLDKVEKFKYSRSTSDSLHAKYNTRTCAPVVGDDQWGHLQVDATSLFLFYLAQMTASGLHIIYTQDEVDVVQNLMFYIEAAYKVADYGMWERGDKTNQGITEINASSIGMAKAALEALDELNLFGAKGGPGSVVHALADDIQHCQSILTSMLPRASISKEVDAGVLSIISYPAFAVEDMSIVNRTKEEIISKLQGRYGCIRFLRDGHKTPKEDPNRLYYESAELKLFENIECEWPLFWTYLILDGIFINSPEQVQEYQEALESILIKQTDGIRLLPELYSVPPEKVEEEYVNPHSVERVALGKLPLKWGQSLYVLGNLLAEGFLAPGEIDPLNRRFSTIPKPDVVVQVSILAETEEIKALLLKNGIDVETVADIHPIHVQPSRVLSHIYARLGRNPRLGLTGRPYRRIGVLGTAKFYIIRNTIFSFTPQFIDHQQFYLALDNKMIVEMLRTEIAYLASRWRMTGRPTVTFPISQTMLTEDHSNLDPAVVATLKKLQDGYYGGARIQTGKLSEFLTTSCCAHLSFLDGKASGSMGRRDDKFGCDDEGDGDGYVHELRNDDEADDLATYLDHLLAHSAPKKPKPAVGGLGRFKAVAAKTRDMVSLKNKAQDLNVHNVNMYLPNKLFRSPQPSLNLTDSTASHEAPSVPVTVTTESVIPRDASGAIDHAALALLLRDTQNLQDQADILYILFKDKGMDWDTRLNGKGTTVRSLLTDLYEKAGELKHWSLIRMISGMLKKKVEELDSACSDLLAHQKHLTVGLPSEPREKTITAPIPPDQLAALIDEASDGNISVAILTQEIMVYLAMSIRTQPSLFSEMFRLRIGLIIQVMATELAQSLNCSGEEATESLMSLAPSELKSLLHHILSGKEFGVQRSVRELDAGVSPAISIHHLGHTGATKSERAGISKLKSDMKLEPRLSLTEPASQAAHRVSLTDSVKMQKNHRLSLPQLVRVMMLDQSLSFFRKGARSQSLDIENIESGRYRLPSIESLDIPDSIPAAKDTRHGQWLRRRRLDGALNRVPVGFYQKVWKILQKCHGLSIEGFVLPSSTTQEMTPGEIKFSVHVETVLNRVPQPEYRQLLVEAILVLTMLADVEIHSIGSIIHVEKIVHLANDMFYKDQKDLGAEEHILERDPSTGVCRLLYDSAPSGRFGSMTYLTKAVAAYVQDFLPSGSCAVQ